The DNA region ctcctaggcaatggaatatcaagtttgataagtgcatgcaatctttgatgtttaaaagaagttCTTCTGATCATTGTCTTTACTTCAAGAATATAGACTCTGTGcctgtatttcttttattgtatgtggatgacatgttgattgttagcccatgtctgaagtctgttatgcatgtgcaaaaatcgctttgtgaaaattttgacatgaaagacttaggtgatgctaaaaagattttgggcatgaatatcattagagatagaacaaaattttctcttgtgttgaatcaaagtgcatatgttgctaaaattttgagtaaattttctatgtctgatgctaaatctgtgaatgtgcctcttgcttcccactttgtgttaagtaaggatcagtctcctaagactgaaactgaaataactgaaatgaagaatgtgcctTATTCCAATGCAATAGGGTCTGTTATGTATCTCATGGTTAGTACTAGGCCTGATATTGCATATACAGTTAGTTGCTTGAGTAGATTTATGTCTAACCCTGGTATTCCTCATTGGAATGCTTTGAAATGGcttttgagatatctaaaaTCCACTGTTGATGTTGGCTTGACTTTCTCTAAGTGTTCTGTAGGTACAAAGTTAGTTGGTTATGTAGATTCCAATTATGCTAATGATAGGGATAATAGAAAGTCTACTACTtcctatgtgtttactttgtgtGGCTCTTGCATAAGTTGGAAGTCTCAACTTCAACCCATTGTTGCTTTATCTACTACAGAATCTGAGTATGTAGCTGCCACTGAAGCCTTTAAGGAAGTAATTTGGCTTAGGGCTGTTTTgtatgaaattggttttcttgacaaaaaagtggttgtgttttctgatagtcaatctgctattcaactatgtaaaaatcctgtttttcatgatagaactaaacatattgatgttaggtttcattacattcgggatattgttgaaaagggcattgttaagttagagaaaattcctTCAGAATTTAATCCTGCTGATATGGGTACTAAGTGTCTACCTGTTGAAAAATTTATTTCGTGTCAAcggattttaaattttgacttaGGGAAAACTCGTTGAGGTTCGTCTTTTTTGGGAATGGCATGCTTTGTGATCTTGCCttcaatctttgtgattttcccatgctttgtgctcttgcgtttgatctttgtgattttcgcattctttgtgctcttgcgtttgatctttgtgatttccgcatgctttgtgctcttgcatttaatctttgtgattttcgcattctttgtgctcttgcgttagatctttgtgattttctcatgctttgtgctcttcgtttaatctttgtgattttcgcattctttgtgctcttgcgtttgatctttgtgattttcgcatgctttgtgctcttgcgttagatctttgtgctcttgcgtttgatctttgtgaatTTTGCAtgttttgtgctcttgcgtttgatctttgtgattttcgcatgctttgtgctcttgtattagatctttgtgattttcccatgctttgtgctcttgcgtctgatctttgtgattttcgcatgctttgtgcctTTGCCCCTGGTCTTTGTGATACgagtttaccttgggtattctctttgttgcCTCGGTGGTAATAAATTGGCGATGATGTGTCTTGCGATTCTGTGATTATGTTTTGCACTGTTTTGGGccaaaggtggagattgttgggtattggttggcccaacattgtggcccaatctctagtaacccgcttattgggcttgacctaataatataaatagatactactctcttggtgggaggtagaggtcaaattcctttgtggtgtttggatgctagtgagagggttgcctcctttgtgtgagatagtggtgcaacggaatcgataaacaagaggactgagtcaaacttcaatcgcattcacacccaacagattttttttaaaattatagttttaatccatttttttagGTTTGAAACAACTTATTAGAATAactctaataattaaaaataataataataataatatttacatgttaatttagtaaaaaaaatatcaaatcagaatattaactttctaaattcataaaaaaaaatatcagttcgaaatattaacttaataaattcGACATTTTAATTTTcgaaatttaaaagtaaatattggTTCAAAAACGTGTtgttaatgataaaataataaaataaataaatattgaaattataattttgaactaaaaaaaataaaattgagaatgGTAATATCACacacattataattttaattttaattacaattctTAATCTCTAATACTCTATCAAacttaataatttgaattaatcctaaatttcaattctaatttcattgataataaaatacacccttaataattagatttttaaattaaaaaaaattaagtcctAATAAAAAGGAAGGGACAGTAATTAGTGATACGTACGTGAATTGTCTATGAAGAAATATTTGGTaggataattaataaataaataaaatgtgaatgTACGGAGGTACTCtagtaattaataatattaattaatgagatttaaataataaaaagaattgtCTAATTCCCACTGTCAAGCCTACTTTTACAACTAGCCATTTACAATCTTTGACTATATATGACTCATcccatgttttttttttattaaaaatatattatatataggcTTTGCTGTTTTGTTTGGTAAATTCCAATTACTGTccctatttaaaaattaatatatatgtatttgagattttaatttgatttggtgccataatttttaaatgagaaaatatGGTTCCATAATAAAGATATATGTACGACCACTTATATAATATGAACAAGAATCTCAACATCTTAATTACTGTACGACTTttatagtaattaattaatggtgAATTAATTTTACAGTTTTATAAAGTTCAATGACTTATATGAATCAAGACtcaaagtttgagaagaagttattatatatgtaaatttttaataaGCATTATATTTAGGGTCGTACAAAAAAACGGAAAATCGGTAACCCAATTGAACTGATAGTTAATCGGTTTCATTTTAACAATTTACTGGTTAACTGGTTCTAGCGGTTCCGGTTAATCggttttttattagttaaacggttcggttttcggttttcctatttttttaaccgtttaaccagtaaaccggtaataatttaattatatatttttatattttttaatttgtattatttattttataaataatttttatagaataatttttaaaaaatattataatctatataaatttttccaaaaataaattaaaaacaaattgaaataatttcattaaaatatgtaaaattgtttttataacgaTACAATAActggaattataaattaacaaaatcaaaatagttgaACAACTTAAAACTTGATGTCTTCAAAGTTCAACATTCACTTCATTATTTAACTTTCTCTTCAACAAGTCTAACACAGAAACacctaaaatcaaagttataaattataatttatcgaTTCCACTTCCCGTTCTATCGGTTGAGAAGGAGATTCAATCATATTCGCTTATACTTGGTTGGTCAAAAACTAATCgacataatgaatttgaattttctcaaaaaaacatataaaacctaacaaaatagctataaaatatattatattgttaaaataaaattatatattataacatatttctaaatatataaataaaatatattattatattatattataatagagacagacaaaaaaaaaaagatgaaaaatagtataataggaaagtgcaaacaatagttttttaaaaaatattttataagtttattacttaatttaaaaaaattgaattatcggttcctggttaaacccggttaaccgACCAGAACCGATCAAAACCGGTAGAACTAGAACCGGTCGGTTAActggtttgtaaaataaaagtcaaaaccgGTATTAACCGGAACCGTTTAACTGGTTAACCTGCCGATTGAACACtcctaattatattttaagttaatttttgtttCAAGTGGAAAATAATTAAGACAAGAAACAAACGTGTTAATTCGtccaaattattacttttttaactaaatttgtttgttggataatgattttgagatttGTGCTGTtagtttcttaaatttaaaataaaatatatatttatttgtgatatgtgtttaattttatttaattttattcatacccttttttaattaataaaatgttagtcactgtttttaaaaataaggatCATTTTTAACGTCCACTAATGATGGGCTAATAATCAATAATGtgattatttataatcatttggGCTTTCTTTAATGGTCCAGTAACACTGGACCAATAGTATTGGACTAACTGGagcttatttgattttgttcctttttccataaataattattttgtagaAATTGCACAGTTGTAAATTtggatataataaattttaaaactatcatattcaatcattaaattaattattacattaaaaaaataataataaattgtttgtaAATGCTTGAGAAATTTGGTTTCCTCAAATAGATTTGATGTTTCTACTAAAAAGcatttatcttattattaatttttaaaatttaagaagatattattattatttttaaccatccATTAATTTAGAACAAAattattactaataaaaaaatattccctctcaaaattttaaatataaataattttttattttttttaattaaggtgTTTACCATATTTGTATGTTATTACAATAACtcattaaacataattaaaggtcaatcaaaatatcttaataataattaattaattatgacattgtttaataaaataaattacaaaaatataagatatcAAATTATTCATGCATAGACATTTTgtccaattaattaattaaattaataagaaatattaataatttctaaaaGGAAATATCTTATCCAATAGAACACAATAAACGGTTATTCGGTAGCCATGTCAGCATTATCCAGATGTCGCGCAGCAAATGAGTGGTTAATCCTCTTCTATTACTTgcaaccaaacaaaattattttcactttttttcatttttaaatcacttatatcaaatattaatatttcaaatacttttttatcatttaaatatttaaaaaaaaaactatttttcataatcaaaatcattaatcatattttttcactttaatttaagacttttttttataataattaaataaaatatatttttatttctttaatcattttgtttaatgggttactaaaaaaatatatataattataaataatctttaaaaatcAACTATTTCTCTTTATTCTCTATATATTAGTATTGATTATAACATTGAATTGTTCAAATAACATGTTAATTACATTGTTgaagtttataatttattaatataaccTTAAAAAGATACAATATGacaaatattcttaattaataaatattagaattatgactaaaattactttttttaaagaaagatacaatattttatttatttatataaagaaaaaaacagtcttaatcaaataaaataatattaaaattaaaaggttCAAACAGgacaccatcatcatcatcatatcttctttctctGAAACAGGGGAAGTAACAGAGAAGGATCCAAGTTCAGAAAAAAGCTCAATTTTTCCGGCAATGGCGGCCTCAACCACATCGTCAACTCCactctctctctcctcttcATCATCCTCAACTCTCCGGCAATCATCAGCTCTGCCTTCTTCCCAATGTATGACTCTTCCGACACTCTCTCCTCCTGTTCCGTCTCTATCTCGTCCAAGCTACAGGAATGCCGCTGCTTACTGTATGTAGTTATCATCATCTATCAATTCACATTTCAgaacaaaattttgtttaatttcctTGTGTTTATTGGAATCTGTATTTTTTAGGTCGAAAAATTGCTAGAAACGTAGTTTCCATGGCTACGGGAGATGCGCCAGCGGAAATTGGTGTGGCTGAGACGCCTGAAATCTTGAAAACAGTTCAAGAAGCTGTAAGTAATTATTTTAGATCTTGAAATTTGTGATTTGAAATGAATTGTTAGGGTTAAAATCAATgtggtttgtttgattttgtagtGGGATAAAGTTGAGGATAAATATGCTGTTAGTTCTTTGGCTGTGGCTGCTGTTGTTGGTTTAATTGGTGCATCTGGATTGATTGGGGTTAGCTTATattccttcatcttcttcattataGCTTAAAAAATCCATTCAATTCAATTCGATTTGCAGGCAATTGACAAGCTTCCTCTTATCCCTGGAGCACTTGAAGTTGTTGGAATTGGATACACTGGGGTAAATTCTTTGCTTTTTTTCTTCATTCCTCAATCAATGGATCAATCAATGAATCGATATGTGTGTGTTTTGCAGTGGTTTACATATCGTAACCTCGTCTTCAAACCAGACAGGTAATAATCATAATCATTCAATTCTTACTCAAATCCTGTATAGATGATGGATTCTAATGATTCGGGTTTTTGTTGAATTCTTCAGGGAGGCTTTGCTACAAAAGATCAAAGACACATACAAAGATATCATTGGAAGTTGATCAGAACAAACACCAATGAGACAAATGTGatgtcttttttctttttctttcctgcactttcttcatcttcttcatattCATCAGAATCCCttgacattatttatatatctcaatcttcatctatgtatgtatgtatgaaaCTACTTGCAAAGCAGTTTTCACTCTCACTATTGAttatatgtaattaatttaactgGGTTATGTACATTATGTCATATTGTCATGcatgaataataataacaaaacacAAATGCTAAAATTTTATTCaactataaattttttatattgtattaCAGTATATGAATCTCGCCTCAGTCTTCTTCTACGGGGCGCGATCCTTTTGAaaacaaagttaaaaatatagACAAGTGTCGATATGACTGGATTTTTCTATGGGTCGGGTTTGAAACCCCCTATCCATATTTaccctaacaaaaaaaaagtaaaaaagcaAATGAACACAGCAACAATGGATCTGGTTGAGTGAAGCAGCATGATCATTGAATGAAATTAGGTTACTTCCCCAATGATTGCATGATGTATTCCGTGTATAAATCCCTGTTATGTAATATGACAAAATCACGAATCAGAAAAACCGACAAAAAGAAGAATTTGTAGGGCTCTTATAATGACTCACATGGATTTTTGGGTTACTTCAAGGGCAGTAGCAGGTGGAAGGAACTCATCGACGGCAACCTCCTTGTGCTCGTTCTTCTTATCTGCAAAACAGAGGGCATGTGCGTGTTTCATTTTCTTGTATATTTTACTAATGGAACcaaaaatgagaaagaaaacGTACAATCCTCGAAGAACTGTCGAATCTCTGCAAGGCGATGAGGGGGTAACTGCTTGATATCAGTGTAGTGCCTGTATTCGGGATCATCAGCACATACTGCAATGATCTTGTCATCCATTTCACCCtgatatataatttgaattggTATAAGTAACCAAAAGAGAAAACCCCACTTACGATCATTgatctattgtttttgttttaccTGATCAACCATTGGCATGAGGCCAATGGCCCTAGCTCTAAGGAAACAGCCAGGAAGAACTGGCTCCTGTTATTGAAAAGAACAAGTCGTGTTTAAATCTTGTGAccataaaaagaaagaaatgaagtgtattaatatatatacctgCATAAGCACCAAAACATCCAAGGGATCGTTGTCTTCACAAAGAGTGCGAGGAATAAAGCCATAGTTATGGGGATAAACAACCGACGAGTAGAGAATGCGATCAACCTTAATCATCCCGGTTTTCTTGTCTAGCTCATACTTTACTTTACTTCCCTTTGATATCTCTATCAcctatatattacaaattattagtccaatacaaaattttaaaatttctcatTAGTACAATTGATGACTTACACAATTGAAAGTTTGGGGAGCCTCACTTCCTATTCAAGAAACAAAATGTTAGTAAAAGTGGAAAATAAAAGTAGGGTTTGTTGTCGAATATTAGATAATTAGATACCGATGTCAAGATCATGCCAAGGATGGGCAGCGACTTGTCTCTTGGACATAGACGATAAGATCCTCTCATTGAGGCGAGGCCTCTCGGTTTTCGGCTTGTCTCCTTCCCCactcatatttttttgtttttttaaattctgGCCAACATGTATAAAGATAATTAAGATTGAGAGGTATGTAATTGGTCATAgtacaaataatttaatgaaaaagagATACAACTTACTTTAAGAACTAAAGatgaacaaataaaaagaaagaaggaatGTGAATTAGTTGTTTGAAACTATTTCCTTCTTTCTTGTAGAAAGATAGATATGGGAATTAAGGGCTGCAAAATTCTTGGGGAagtttaaaaagtttaaaaaattatgatggtGAAGAAGACCCTACAAATCCTACAATTTCTCTTTgccttataatttatttttttcattaattctacatataaattcaattaagttgagattaattaatataattgttttgtttaaccATATTAATGACATAAAAACATTGTTTCATGTTGGTCATTGtttaaaagtaaattttgtttagtgaaaaaaaaaggttatttgagtttttatgtgtttaattattataatattttttatgtttcaaatttttttattaaaaaataaaataagaataagttaatattttgatgaatgaatttGAGTGATTAAATGATtagaaaaaataagatataatatataaatttttggtaaaaaaattacatcaacTGAATTAACTATAAAGATGATGAGTCTCACTGCTACTTTTAGAAGTTATATTTgcagatttatttattttgcttaaggtccaaattaaaataaaaaggtaTCGACTTTTGTCACTTAAAACAATGTAAACGAAATAGTCATTACATACCACCTCAACTAAAAATTTTATTACGAGTTTATTATATGAAATCGAAATCAAAAACCATGAGCTTGCTATGAACTTATACATCAccatttcatatatttttctcaGACCCATAATTTATAGACTTGTTTCTATATTTACAAACTATATGTAAGCAAGGAAGAAAACATTAGGCACagtaattgttaatttattgcACCTGTtctatattaataatgtttagtTGTAAAAACACACATAGATACACGAATTTCGTGCATTTCAGTTCTACATAgaattgagttattttaaataacaagaagaaggaaggaagaaagaagattaaACATGATGATGATACAAAAGACAGATTGATTAAAGTAAGCAAGAAAATACACAGGGCTGAATGACTGACTGACTGACCTCCAACAGGATTTTCGTCCCTTTAAATCGAAGCCGGTTTCTCTTCCAAACGTATCCTCTTAGGACCTTTGTCTTCACATTGGACGTTTGAAGAGTTCATCAGCACCCTATTGCTGCTGTTCATGACCACATTAGCCTCTGCCGAGCACCTCTTGTAAGGCTTGAATCCTGTTCGCCTAGCATTTACATTactattattcttattattatttaccagCCCCAGGTTCAGGTTAGGTAGCCACTCCCTtagctcttcttcttcttgttcgtGTACATGTTCGTGTTCGTGTTCATGTTCATGGCTGCTTCTTGTCGTCGTCATCATTCTACTACCACCACCACTTACTAATTCTAACTCAACCACTTTTTCTTCATCTCTACTATTAGTCCGCTCATCATTCTCAGGTGTTTTCCTTAGACCCGACGTTGGTGAAAAGCTCTGTGGCAATACTTCTCTAGAGAACAGCGCCCTAAAGGCCATCCGTCCCTGCACATGGAAACAAATCTAGATCCTATAAACAAAACCAACCATCACAATTGTCCATTTTCCTCTATGCAGAATTTCATTTTCAAGACATCTTTAAATATCTAATGAAAAAACTGTTTTCAAAAATGGTTTTGTTCATTCAAGTAATGATATACCACCTCTTGAGAGACTTCTTTCCAAGAATCAATGGTGTTTCCAGAGATTCTAAATGGACGGCTACTGGTATCTCCACATAGACTTGCATTTAGTTCCTCCTTGGCCTCCTCCTCAATCTTATCATTAGGGGAATCTTTCTCTGCTTCGTTACCTGAGGAGGGTGTGTTTGAGCCACATGAAGAACGATCCACCagatttatgtttttcatcTCAATAGAAACATGGTCTGTCGTCATTGATGCAGGTTTATCATGCTCATGCACGTCTTCAACTGCTCCTCTCGCATCATCCAATGGTGACAAGGTTGGCGATTTAGAACCAGACTGTTGATGCTGATGTTGCTGTTCTTGTAGTTCGGTTTCCAAAATGCCATGACCGGGACTTTCCTTCCTACCATTGTTGTTGTCATTATCAGCTACAGTTGTTGTCGATACGGGAGGGCAGCTGATTAAGCTGCTTGGGTGGTGAGGATTGCACGAAGGAAGAAGACCTTGAGCAGTCCACCATGCTGTTGCAGCAGCAACTGTAGAAGCAACAATTGCTTCCATACTAAGAGTTGTTGGAGTCATATGCCTTGATGATGAGTTGTTGTTGCAATCTGGAGGAGGATCAGTTGGATTCAGGCAAGGCGGCCAAAAGGTGGCCGCAGCAGGATTTTGATGAAGCGGAGTAGATACAACTAGTCCCGAAAAGGTGGGCATTGGAAAGATTGATCTGTAGGCATCTTGATTGTAGCAAATTGGAGTAATGGGGCAATGAAAAGTTGGATATGCGTTCATGGGGTGGTACTGATGATCAGTAGTAGTTTTACATGCAGCTAATGGATTAGTAAAAAGTGGGTTAAGGTGTCCTGGCATCATTCTCATTTGATGAAGTAGAGATTCCGGATGGGAATAAATACCTTCAGAAAGACTGTCACTGCCTATTCCTACAGTCCTATCAACAACATGAACTGGTATGTGTCTCGGATAGCCTTGTTGTTGGGCATGTTTTTCGGGTTCTGAGATATTATTCATTCCATTTTCATTGGAATCAACAACATTAACCAGCTTTTCTTTTCCTATCGTGTCAATGACAACAGATTCAGTTGTGTAGCATGCTTTACTTTGCTCATTAATCCCAGGCACAATCTCTCTGTGAGTTGATGAACTTCTCGGTGTAACCATTGCTGCTGCTgcttttgtattttcttttgaGGATAAGCAAGAACTTTGAGCTTCTTTATCTAAGGTAAAAGTCTCGGAGCAATTATCATGGTCCTGGTTTTCTTTGTTAATGCCTAGGTTTTCGTTTGAGCATAGTTTCTGACAAGGAAATAAAAAAGggaactaaataataaaaaaaatactgtGTGAAACAAGTATTCATACAATGTCAAAATTACCTCAGGAAGGAGCTCTTTCTCCAAGACGATTGTTTGTGTACCAGGACAGTCTGAAGAAATGGGAGTTGATAGCATTTTGTCTTTATCTGCCAATAGTGAAGGATGAGCTCCAGTAGCAGTCTTTCGAGGATAAGGATTACTCGGTTTCCTTTTGGGCCGAGGAGGAGGAATCTCCAATTCAAGTGTTCCTCCAACTGGAGCCCCTTTAGCAAGAGCCTCCTTCTCCAGCtgaaaaaaataagtgaagGTAGTTAATATTACAATTCTT from Impatiens glandulifera chromosome 5, dImpGla2.1, whole genome shotgun sequence includes:
- the LOC124940381 gene encoding protein CURVATURE THYLAKOID 1B, chloroplastic, whose product is MAASTTSSTPLSLSSSSSSTLRQSSALPSSQCMTLPTLSPPVPSLSRPSYRNAAAYCRKIARNVVSMATGDAPAEIGVAETPEILKTVQEAWDKVEDKYAVSSLAVAAVVGLIGASGLIGAIDKLPLIPGALEVVGIGYTGWFTYRNLVFKPDREALLQKIKDTYKDIIGS
- the LOC124938237 gene encoding protein LATE ELONGATED HYPOCOTYL-like; this translates as MDTYSSGEELVTKTRKPYTITKQRERWTEDEHNRFVEALKLYGRAWQRIEEHIGTKTAVQIRSHAQKFFTKLEKEALAKGAPVGGTLELEIPPPRPKRKPSNPYPRKTATGAHPSLLADKDKMLSTPISSDCPGTQTIVLEKELLPEKLCSNENLGINKENQDHDNCSETFTLDKEAQSSCLSSKENTKAAAAMVTPRSSSTHREIVPGINEQSKACYTTESVVIDTIGKEKLVNVVDSNENGMNNISEPEKHAQQQGYPRHIPVHVVDRTVGIGSDSLSEGIYSHPESLLHQMRMMPGHLNPLFTNPLAACKTTTDHQYHPMNAYPTFHCPITPICYNQDAYRSIFPMPTFSGLVVSTPLHQNPAAATFWPPCLNPTDPPPDCNNNSSSRHMTPTTLSMEAIVASTVAAATAWWTAQGLLPSCNPHHPSSLISCPPVSTTTVADNDNNNGRKESPGHGILETELQEQQHQHQQSGSKSPTLSPLDDARGAVEDVHEHDKPASMTTDHVSIEMKNINLVDRSSCGSNTPSSGNEAEKDSPNDKIEEEAKEELNASLCGDTSSRPFRISGNTIDSWKEVSQEGRMAFRALFSREVLPQSFSPTSGLRKTPENDERTNSRDEEKVVELELVSGGGSRMMTTTRSSHEHEHEHEHVHEQEEEELREWLPNLNLGLVNNNKNNSNVNARRTGFKPYKRCSAEANVVMNSSNRVLMNSSNVQCEDKGPKRIRLEEKPASI